Proteins co-encoded in one Ruegeria pomeroyi DSS-3 genomic window:
- the ctaD gene encoding cytochrome c oxidase subunit I, translating to MADAAIHGHGHEDNRGFFTRWFMSTNHKDIGILYLIFSALAGLISVLMTVYMRLELMEPGVQYMCLEGFMADPCTPNGHLWNVMITYHGVLMMFFVVIPALFGGFGNFFMPLQIGAPDMAFPRMNNLSFWLYVAGTSLGVASMLTPGGNDQLGSGVGWVLYPPLSTTEGGMSMDLAIFAVHLSGASSILGAINMITTFLNMRAPGMTLFKVPLFAWSIFVTAWLILLSLPVLAGAITMLLMDRNFGFTFFDPAGGGDPILYQHILWFFGHPEVYIVILPGFGIISHVIATFSRKPVFGYLPMVWAIIAIGVLGFVVWAHHMYTVGMSLNQQAYFMLATMVIAVPTGVKVFSWIATMWGGSIEFKTPMLFAFGFLFLFTVGGVTGVVLSQAAVDRAYHDTYYVVAHFHYVMSLGAVFAIFAGMYFYFAKMTGRQYSEFWGKIHFWMFFIGANLTFFPQHFLGRQGMPRRYIDYPEAFAYWNKISSYGAFISFASFLLFFGIVFYALTRGARETRNNYWNEYADTLEWTLPTPPPEHTFETLPKQEDWDKGHAH from the coding sequence ATGGCAGACGCAGCCATTCATGGTCACGGGCATGAGGACAATCGCGGTTTCTTTACCCGCTGGTTCATGTCGACCAACCACAAGGACATCGGGATCCTGTACCTGATCTTTTCGGCGCTGGCCGGTCTGATCTCGGTGCTGATGACCGTCTACATGCGGCTCGAACTGATGGAGCCGGGCGTTCAGTACATGTGTCTGGAAGGCTTCATGGCCGATCCCTGCACGCCGAACGGCCATCTGTGGAACGTGATGATCACCTATCACGGCGTCCTGATGATGTTCTTTGTCGTCATCCCGGCCCTGTTCGGCGGTTTCGGCAACTTCTTCATGCCGCTGCAGATCGGTGCGCCGGACATGGCGTTCCCGCGCATGAACAACCTCAGCTTCTGGCTCTATGTCGCCGGCACCTCGCTGGGCGTGGCCTCGATGCTGACGCCGGGTGGCAACGACCAGCTGGGCTCGGGCGTGGGCTGGGTTCTGTACCCGCCGCTGTCGACGACCGAAGGCGGCATGTCGATGGATCTGGCAATCTTTGCCGTGCACCTGTCGGGCGCCTCCTCGATCCTGGGTGCGATCAACATGATCACCACCTTCCTGAACATGCGCGCGCCGGGGATGACCCTGTTCAAGGTACCGCTGTTCGCATGGTCGATCTTCGTGACCGCCTGGCTGATCCTGCTGTCGCTGCCGGTTCTTGCCGGCGCCATCACCATGCTGCTGATGGACCGCAACTTCGGCTTCACCTTCTTTGATCCGGCAGGCGGCGGCGACCCGATCCTGTACCAGCACATCCTGTGGTTCTTCGGCCACCCGGAAGTGTACATCGTGATCCTGCCCGGCTTCGGCATCATCTCCCACGTGATCGCCACCTTCTCGCGCAAGCCCGTCTTCGGCTATCTGCCGATGGTCTGGGCGATCATCGCGATCGGCGTTCTGGGCTTCGTCGTCTGGGCGCACCACATGTACACCGTCGGCATGAGCCTCAACCAGCAGGCCTATTTCATGCTGGCCACGATGGTCATCGCGGTACCCACCGGGGTGAAGGTGTTCAGCTGGATCGCCACAATGTGGGGCGGCTCGATCGAGTTCAAGACGCCGATGCTGTTCGCCTTCGGCTTCCTGTTCCTGTTCACCGTGGGCGGCGTGACCGGCGTGGTGCTCAGCCAGGCGGCCGTGGACCGGGCCTATCACGACACCTATTACGTGGTTGCGCACTTCCACTATGTGATGAGCCTGGGTGCCGTGTTCGCCATCTTCGCCGGCATGTATTTCTACTTTGCCAAGATGACGGGCCGCCAGTACTCCGAGTTCTGGGGCAAGATCCACTTCTGGATGTTCTTCATCGGCGCAAACCTGACCTTCTTCCCCCAGCACTTCCTGGGCCGTCAGGGCATGCCGCGCCGCTACATCGACTACCCGGAAGCCTTTGCCTATTGGAACAAGATCTCGTCCTATGGCGCGTTCATCTCCTTCGCTTCGTTCTTGCTGTTCTTCGGCATCGTGTTCTATGCGCTGACCCGTGGCGCCCGCGAAACCCGCAACAACTACTGGAACGAGTATGCGGATACGCTGGAGTGGACGCTGCCCACCCCGCCGCCGGAACACACGTTCGAGACCCTGCCCAAGCAGGAAGACTGGGACAAGGGCCACGCGCACTAA
- a CDS encoding MarR family winged helix-turn-helix transcriptional regulator codes for MSKNDKSGEVSASDIFAFFNEIGIINQLSSTLLARTLPQGVHPSHFGIVNHLYRLGDGKTPISIASAMQVSKNTMTHSLRVLVDHGLVTVVPNPGDARGKLVFLTPEGRRFREESIQRVAARFGHLFKPEHVEAMLRIREDLSSIRRHLDENR; via the coding sequence TTGAGCAAGAACGACAAAAGCGGCGAAGTCTCGGCAAGCGATATCTTCGCCTTTTTCAACGAGATCGGGATCATCAACCAGCTGTCCTCGACATTGCTGGCGCGGACACTGCCGCAGGGGGTCCACCCGTCGCATTTCGGGATCGTCAACCACCTGTATCGGCTGGGAGACGGCAAGACACCGATCAGCATCGCATCCGCGATGCAGGTCTCGAAGAACACCATGACCCATTCGCTCAGGGTACTGGTGGACCATGGCCTTGTCACCGTGGTCCCCAACCCCGGTGACGCGCGTGGCAAGCTGGTGTTTCTGACGCCCGAGGGGCGGCGCTTTCGCGAGGAGTCCATCCAGCGCGTCGCCGCGCGCTTTGGGCATCTGTTCAAGCCCGAACATGTCGAGGCGATGCTGCGCATCCGCGAGGATCTGAGCAGTATCCGCCGCCATCTCGACGAAAACCGCTGA
- a CDS encoding Acg family FMN-binding oxidoreductase, whose translation MKRRGFLKLAGGGVILAAGGAALFAATRSPGKALAPWATAGGTAYADPRMNALSYAILAPNPHNRQPWLVSLEGEKTAVLRFDTERQLPHTDPFDRQLTIGLGCFLELMVMAAQANGYAVTLDLFPDGSSETGLDDRIVARARFREDPTLAPDPLWPYVPARRSNKEPFDTARAVSATDLDALLASTKHGTRLGGSVAPDEIGFWRELSAQALRIEIETPRTYKESVELFRIGKAEINENPDGIDFSGPMFESLRLAGLFDRNVALDTGSVAYSQGIEAVMDNCRSAMGHIWMTTAANTRMDQIAAGRDWLRANLAVTRAGLGVQPLSQALQEYPEMAELYHRVHNRLAPDGGTVQMLARIGYGPDIPVSPRWPIEAKMVTD comes from the coding sequence ATGAAACGTAGAGGTTTTCTGAAACTTGCAGGTGGCGGCGTCATACTCGCGGCAGGCGGAGCGGCGTTGTTCGCGGCAACACGCAGCCCGGGCAAGGCGCTCGCACCTTGGGCGACAGCGGGTGGAACCGCCTATGCCGACCCGCGGATGAACGCGTTGTCTTATGCCATTCTCGCCCCAAACCCGCATAACCGGCAGCCCTGGCTGGTCTCGCTGGAGGGCGAGAAGACCGCCGTTCTGCGCTTTGATACCGAACGTCAGCTGCCCCATACGGACCCGTTCGACCGGCAATTGACGATCGGCCTGGGCTGCTTCCTCGAACTGATGGTGATGGCGGCGCAGGCAAACGGGTATGCCGTCACGCTCGACCTGTTCCCCGATGGCAGCTCCGAAACCGGCCTTGACGACCGGATCGTGGCCCGGGCCCGGTTCAGGGAGGATCCGACGCTGGCACCTGACCCGCTCTGGCCTTATGTGCCGGCACGGCGCTCGAACAAGGAACCCTTCGACACCGCGCGCGCAGTGTCCGCGACCGACCTCGACGCGCTCCTTGCCAGCACCAAACATGGCACCCGCCTTGGCGGGTCGGTCGCCCCGGACGAGATCGGCTTTTGGCGCGAGTTGTCGGCGCAGGCCCTGCGGATCGAAATCGAAACCCCGCGGACCTACAAGGAAAGCGTCGAGCTGTTCCGCATCGGCAAGGCGGAAATCAACGAGAACCCGGACGGGATCGACTTTTCCGGCCCGATGTTCGAATCCCTCCGGCTGGCGGGTCTTTTCGACCGCAACGTCGCGCTGGACACCGGCTCGGTAGCCTATTCGCAGGGGATCGAGGCTGTCATGGACAATTGCCGCAGTGCCATGGGGCATATCTGGATGACCACCGCCGCCAACACCCGTATGGATCAGATCGCCGCCGGTCGTGACTGGTTGCGGGCCAACCTCGCCGTGACCCGGGCCGGTCTTGGCGTGCAACCGCTCAGCCAGGCCTTGCAGGAATACCCGGAGATGGCAGAGCTGTATCACCGGGTTCACAACCGGCTGGCGCCGGATGGCGGCACGGTTCAAATGCTGGCGCGCATTGGCTATGGTCCGGATATTCCGGTCAGCCCCCGCTGGCCGATCGAGGCAAAGATGGTAACGGATTGA
- a CDS encoding HIT family protein, which translates to MTMAYDPDNIFAKILRGEIPSTRVYEDDDTLAFMDIMPRADGHLLVIPKTPCRNLLDASPAQLAAVMATVQKLSHAVMAAFGAEGVTIQQFNEAAGGQEVFHLHFHVLPRHEGERLRPPGQMGDMAVIAEQAEKIRAALG; encoded by the coding sequence ATGACCATGGCCTATGATCCCGACAACATCTTTGCCAAGATCCTCAGGGGCGAGATCCCCTCGACCCGGGTCTATGAGGATGACGACACGCTTGCCTTCATGGATATCATGCCGCGGGCCGACGGGCATCTGCTGGTGATCCCCAAGACACCCTGCCGCAACCTGCTGGATGCCAGCCCCGCGCAGCTGGCCGCCGTGATGGCGACGGTGCAAAAGCTGAGCCATGCGGTGATGGCCGCCTTCGGTGCCGAGGGCGTGACCATCCAGCAGTTCAACGAAGCGGCGGGCGGGCAAGAGGTGTTCCACCTGCATTTCCATGTCCTGCCACGCCACGAAGGCGAGCGCCTGCGCCCGCCGGGGCAGATGGGTGACATGGCGGTGATTGCCGAACAGGCTGAAAAGATTCGCGCCGCCCTGGGGTGA